Proteins found in one bacterium genomic segment:
- a CDS encoding T9SS type A sorting domain-containing protein has protein sequence MRKVLSVFMVCLVVCVAMAFADNDPGQEQNMNRFSGTVRQAPTHAERSGSCLLYYVPGDSSRYFFGWAPTEAFKTWIDPATNPFNTGCSAPFYPFHIDTLWFDFYLHDAANQVGYTFVFNADVECPSNVGTTYADKCNGPGAATYSMQISHLVTADDATAGEILIPVAINACVNGGFFYGVELVSWDGMPYVPGATVTHGAPSILSGATPQPSVAAQTCAIWYKSIRNIGTAQNPIWTPACWLDVVTGFTAPWGPWIMYAQGTAGADCTPTTCNPCPATRLGDTAENPLPITTASWTRTIPLCDYCGNYDGRDFIGNFTASGPDVVLELAFTDPSQACFSLTIAPECAEPTFFRIRSWMMDVSDPSAPYLTYVGTPNFPAFGQSQTYNFTAAGPNGCYLGDGINPIRLHLYIDTRGCCCPVTVTYNGDTPLPVEMSAFNAVGLDGRVNLTWQTRSESSVDHYVVTRNDNVTMNVQGLGDNPAGHMYNLVDNNVVNGTSYTYRLASVDVNGTVNRFPNVASATPMADVVTEYTLNQNYPNPFNPSTMISYAVKEAGNVTLKVYSVDGRLVSTLVNAKQEAGKYTISFDGSKLASGVYLYQLEANGFTATHKMVLMK, from the coding sequence ATGCGAAAAGTACTAAGTGTGTTTATGGTGTGTTTAGTGGTGTGCGTGGCGATGGCGTTCGCCGACAATGATCCGGGACAGGAACAGAACATGAATCGCTTCAGCGGCACCGTGCGTCAGGCTCCGACGCATGCCGAGCGTTCCGGCTCGTGCCTGCTGTATTACGTTCCGGGCGATTCGTCGCGTTACTTCTTCGGTTGGGCTCCGACCGAAGCCTTTAAGACGTGGATTGATCCTGCGACCAACCCGTTCAACACCGGTTGCTCCGCGCCGTTTTATCCGTTCCATATCGACACCCTCTGGTTTGATTTCTATCTTCACGATGCCGCCAATCAGGTGGGCTACACGTTTGTGTTCAATGCAGACGTGGAATGCCCGTCCAACGTCGGCACCACCTATGCCGACAAGTGCAACGGTCCCGGCGCTGCGACGTACTCGATGCAGATCAGCCATCTGGTGACGGCCGATGACGCCACCGCCGGCGAGATCCTGATTCCGGTTGCGATCAATGCCTGCGTCAATGGCGGATTCTTCTACGGCGTAGAATTGGTCTCCTGGGATGGTATGCCCTACGTTCCGGGTGCCACAGTGACTCACGGTGCGCCCTCGATCCTCAGCGGCGCCACCCCGCAGCCGAGCGTTGCGGCCCAGACCTGCGCCATCTGGTATAAGTCCATCCGTAATATCGGCACGGCCCAGAATCCCATTTGGACACCGGCCTGCTGGCTGGATGTCGTGACCGGATTCACCGCCCCCTGGGGTCCGTGGATCATGTACGCGCAGGGCACCGCCGGCGCCGATTGCACGCCGACGACCTGTAATCCATGCCCGGCTACCCGCCTCGGCGACACCGCGGAAAACCCACTGCCCATCACCACGGCGAGCTGGACGCGGACGATTCCCCTTTGCGACTATTGCGGCAACTATGATGGCCGCGACTTTATCGGCAACTTCACCGCCAGCGGTCCGGATGTGGTCCTCGAACTGGCCTTCACGGATCCCAGCCAGGCATGCTTTAGCCTGACTATCGCCCCGGAATGCGCGGAGCCGACCTTCTTCCGCATCCGCTCGTGGATGATGGATGTCAGCGACCCGAGCGCCCCGTATCTGACCTACGTGGGTACCCCCAACTTCCCGGCGTTCGGCCAGTCCCAGACTTACAATTTCACCGCCGCCGGACCTAACGGCTGCTACCTTGGTGACGGCATCAACCCGATCCGCCTCCATCTTTACATCGACACCCGTGGCTGCTGCTGCCCGGTGACCGTTACCTATAACGGCGACACCCCGCTGCCCGTCGAAATGTCGGCCTTCAACGCCGTCGGTCTCGATGGACGCGTGAACCTCACGTGGCAGACCCGCTCCGAGAGCAGTGTGGATCACTATGTGGTGACCCGCAACGACAACGTGACCATGAATGTGCAGGGCCTGGGCGACAACCCCGCCGGACACATGTACAATCTGGTGGACAACAACGTCGTCAACGGCACGTCCTACACCTACCGCCTCGCCAGTGTAGACGTGAACGGCACGGTCAATCGCTTCCCCAACGTGGCCTCCGCGACCCCGATGGCCGACGTGGTGACCGAATACACGTTGAACCAGAACTACCCGAACCCCTTCAACCCGAGCACGATGATCAGCTATGCCGTCAAAGAAGCCGGCAATGTCACGCTGAAGGTCTACTCGGTGGATGGCCGTCTGGTCTCCACGCTGGTCAATGCAAAGCAGGAAGCGGGCAAGTACACGATCAGCTTCGATGGCAGCAAGCTGGCCAGCGGCGTGTATCTGTATCAGCTCGAAGCGAATGGCTTTACCGCCACGCATAAAATGGTGCTCATGAAGTAA
- a CDS encoding mechanosensitive ion channel family protein — MISKYLDVVTLSDIFIALSFVLGGIALGWIAERILLRRLSKLAERTPTKIDDVVIASLRGMPLFWFILAGIYGALRYLAISGPVLANIHKALLIVGLFSLTVVAARIAGSFAGAYSRKAIGAERSVSIFINAVRLSVYLLGLLMILQSVGISIAPILTALGVGGLAVALALQDTLSNLFAGLQIIAVRKVKIGEYIRLDTGQDGYVTDITWRYTEILSPAGNTILVPNAKLVNAIVTNYYQPKKDLGASLEVTVKFGSDLQKVEQISLDVAKDVAATVPGMVPGAQPAVMYVSFTDLGVRYSIGFQVKEFNDQGAIKHALIKRLQQRFEKEGIQFASPVAPADIPKSA, encoded by the coding sequence ATGATCTCCAAATATTTGGATGTGGTCACGCTCAGCGACATCTTTATCGCCCTCAGTTTTGTGCTGGGCGGGATCGCGCTGGGATGGATTGCCGAGCGGATTCTTTTGCGGCGGCTGTCCAAGCTGGCTGAGCGCACGCCGACGAAAATCGATGACGTGGTCATTGCCTCGCTGCGCGGCATGCCTCTGTTCTGGTTCATTCTTGCCGGCATTTACGGCGCGCTGCGTTATCTGGCCATCTCCGGGCCTGTTCTGGCCAATATCCATAAGGCTCTGCTGATTGTCGGACTGTTCTCGCTCACCGTGGTCGCGGCGCGCATTGCCGGCAGCTTCGCAGGCGCGTACAGCCGCAAGGCCATCGGCGCGGAACGCTCGGTCTCGATCTTTATCAATGCGGTGCGGTTGAGTGTCTACCTGCTGGGTCTCTTGATGATCCTGCAGTCTGTGGGCATCTCCATCGCTCCGATTCTCACCGCCTTGGGCGTCGGCGGCTTGGCCGTTGCTTTGGCCTTGCAAGACACGCTCTCCAATCTCTTCGCCGGGCTGCAAATTATTGCCGTCCGCAAGGTCAAAATCGGCGAGTACATCCGCCTGGATACCGGACAGGATGGCTACGTCACCGACATCACGTGGCGTTACACAGAAATCCTGTCTCCCGCGGGTAATACGATTCTGGTCCCCAATGCCAAGCTGGTGAACGCCATTGTCACCAACTACTATCAGCCCAAAAAAGACCTCGGCGCATCCCTTGAAGTGACGGTCAAATTCGGGTCGGACCTGCAAAAGGTCGAGCAGATCAGTCTTGACGTTGCCAAAGACGTGGCGGCCACCGTTCCCGGCATGGTCCCCGGGGCCCAGCCCGCTGTGATGTATGTGTCTTTCACCGACCTCGGTGTGCGCTACTCCATCGGCTTTCAGGTCAAGGAATTCAATGATCAAGGGGCAATCAAACACGCTCTGATCAAGCGTTTGCAGCAGCGATTCGAAAAGGAAGGCATCCAGTTTGCCTCGCCGGTTGCTCCGGCGGATATCCCCAAATCTGCCTGA
- a CDS encoding T9SS type A sorting domain-containing protein: MGRGITVLICLLCVTLSAMAAAPDSLWSVRLGHSSHDVCNAVAPTTDGGTVLAGWARSTDTFGAGWYDFWLVKTDAAGQVVWDRRYGGPEGEGCFAVQPTPDGGFILAGMTGSFGEGHDGPSDAWVIKTNANGDSLWSRKFGGPLSDGFYAVQIAADGGYVFAGFTDSYGIGGRDFWLVKTTADGADVWSHTYGGGGFDECRAMAKTSTGFALAGVTNSWRERDQNFYLFNVDEDGQSLWTTSTGNGKVYGTTVADYCNAVAQTLDGGFVMAGSTYNVNADAEDFWMVRTRANGDSLLARPYGNSALGRDICYSIQATQDSSYVLAGITNGAGSGLWDAFMLKADPRGNVVYRRTFGGPERDNCYAMMKTTDGGFTLAGSTRSFGAAYEDFWQVKTGTDVLITPPGNFTLITPSTDTTFSSAAYTFPFRWHTAANLDAYDTLNYRLFISETPSFDPSRTDTTDPLRSGLTDTMMTFVWSRTVVANIPHYWKVQAMDMGGWSTWSSETRTFTVQGTAPTAFDLAYPADGAVIADSFSVKLGWFKATDVDPSDTRQYCVFVSADPAFAGADSICGPDSSALWSDLIVANQPTYWKVRVTDRHGLVTWSSHTWSFTISAHAPEPFELVSPADSAQIPDNSSVLLKWRASLDADSVTGDTVKYIVCVSRPDSFTVLDSVDVGVDTSRLWVNTLPAPHRYAWKVIAYDMHGLTTVSNTWYFDRYVHGSTGQPPQIQAPTVFKVHQNYPNPFNASTQISYDLPNAGWVTVKVFNVLGREVETLVNQNMPAGAWRTTFDATDLPSGIYILRVEAPGVSDLKKMILLK, encoded by the coding sequence GTGGGACGCGGGATAACCGTTTTGATTTGTTTGCTGTGTGTAACGTTAAGCGCCATGGCCGCCGCTCCGGACAGCTTGTGGTCTGTGCGGCTGGGCCATTCCAGCCATGACGTGTGCAATGCCGTCGCGCCGACCACTGATGGAGGCACTGTCCTCGCGGGCTGGGCGCGGAGCACCGACACGTTTGGCGCCGGTTGGTATGATTTCTGGCTGGTGAAGACCGATGCGGCCGGCCAGGTCGTCTGGGATCGCCGTTACGGCGGCCCCGAAGGTGAAGGCTGCTTTGCCGTTCAGCCTACCCCCGATGGTGGCTTCATTCTCGCCGGCATGACCGGCTCCTTCGGTGAAGGCCATGATGGCCCGTCCGATGCCTGGGTCATCAAGACCAACGCGAATGGTGACAGCCTCTGGAGCCGCAAGTTCGGCGGTCCCCTGAGCGATGGCTTTTACGCCGTTCAGATCGCCGCGGATGGCGGCTACGTGTTTGCCGGGTTCACCGATTCCTACGGCATCGGTGGCCGCGATTTCTGGCTGGTGAAGACAACTGCCGATGGCGCGGACGTCTGGAGCCATACGTACGGCGGCGGCGGATTCGATGAATGCCGCGCCATGGCCAAGACCTCTACCGGGTTTGCCCTGGCGGGTGTTACGAATTCCTGGCGCGAGCGCGACCAGAATTTCTACCTGTTTAACGTGGACGAAGACGGTCAGTCGCTCTGGACCACCAGCACCGGCAACGGCAAGGTGTACGGCACAACCGTCGCCGATTATTGCAATGCCGTTGCTCAAACACTGGACGGTGGTTTTGTAATGGCCGGCTCGACCTACAATGTCAATGCCGACGCTGAAGACTTCTGGATGGTGCGGACCCGTGCCAACGGCGACAGCTTGCTGGCGCGTCCGTACGGCAACAGCGCGCTGGGCCGGGACATCTGCTACTCAATTCAGGCCACGCAGGACAGCAGCTACGTGCTGGCGGGAATCACCAACGGCGCGGGTTCGGGTCTGTGGGATGCCTTCATGCTGAAGGCCGATCCCCGCGGCAATGTAGTCTACCGGCGCACCTTCGGCGGTCCGGAACGGGACAACTGCTATGCCATGATGAAGACCACCGACGGCGGCTTTACCCTCGCCGGTTCCACCCGCTCCTTCGGTGCGGCGTATGAAGACTTCTGGCAGGTAAAGACGGGCACAGATGTGTTGATCACCCCTCCGGGCAACTTCACTCTGATCACTCCGTCCACCGACACGACATTCTCCTCTGCCGCGTACACCTTTCCTTTCCGCTGGCACACGGCGGCGAACCTCGATGCCTACGATACTCTGAACTACCGGCTTTTCATCAGCGAGACCCCGTCCTTTGACCCGAGCCGCACTGACACGACCGATCCGCTACGCTCTGGTCTGACGGACACCATGATGACCTTTGTGTGGTCGCGCACGGTAGTTGCCAATATTCCTCACTACTGGAAGGTTCAGGCGATGGATATGGGCGGCTGGTCGACGTGGTCAAGTGAAACCCGCACCTTCACGGTACAGGGTACGGCGCCCACCGCTTTCGATCTGGCCTATCCTGCCGACGGCGCGGTGATTGCTGATTCGTTCTCGGTCAAGCTGGGATGGTTCAAGGCGACCGATGTTGACCCATCGGACACGCGTCAGTATTGTGTGTTTGTTTCGGCGGATCCGGCGTTCGCCGGCGCCGACAGCATCTGCGGTCCCGACTCATCGGCGCTTTGGTCCGATCTTATTGTGGCCAATCAGCCGACATATTGGAAGGTTCGGGTGACGGACCGTCATGGTCTGGTGACCTGGTCTTCTCACACGTGGAGCTTCACGATCTCCGCACATGCGCCCGAGCCGTTCGAACTCGTCTCGCCCGCCGATAGTGCGCAGATCCCCGATAATTCCTCAGTTCTGTTGAAGTGGCGCGCGTCGCTGGATGCCGACTCGGTCACTGGCGACACCGTCAAATATATCGTCTGCGTTTCCCGACCGGATTCCTTCACCGTTCTTGACAGTGTCGATGTCGGTGTGGACACATCCAGGCTCTGGGTCAATACGCTCCCGGCCCCGCACCGCTACGCGTGGAAGGTTATCGCCTACGATATGCACGGCCTCACAACGGTCAGCAATACCTGGTACTTCGACCGCTATGTTCACGGAAGCACGGGACAGCCGCCGCAGATCCAGGCTCCTACGGTCTTCAAGGTCCACCAAAACTATCCCAATCCCTTTAATGCCAGCACGCAGATTTCGTATGATCTGCCGAACGCCGGCTGGGTAACGGTGAAAGTCTTCAACGTTCTGGGACGTGAAGTCGAAACCCTCGTGAATCAGAACATGCCCGCAGGGGCGTGGCGCACGACGTTCGACGCGACGGATCTCCCGTCCGGCATTTACATTCTGCGTGTCGAAGCCCCCGGCGTCTCCGACCTGAAGAAGATGATTCTGCTCAAGTAA
- a CDS encoding YceI family protein encodes MNRTFWLAALILTAFASTNLSAATWSVDPAHTNVGFSVKHMMVSTVHGSFNTFSGTATFDEKAPATVAMEGTIDATSITTNNERRDGHLKSPDFFDVANFPTITFKSTKSEMSAPGKYKVTGDLTMHGITKPIVMDMEGFTDFVAGPKGGSRTGASLTATINRHDFGLNWNKALEAGGVMVSDSVKITLDLELEKAGDVSTK; translated from the coding sequence ATGAATCGTACTTTTTGGCTGGCAGCACTGATTTTGACCGCCTTTGCGAGCACCAATCTGTCGGCAGCTACCTGGTCTGTGGACCCGGCCCACACGAACGTTGGCTTCAGTGTCAAGCACATGATGGTATCCACGGTGCATGGAAGTTTCAACACCTTTTCCGGCACCGCGACCTTCGATGAGAAGGCTCCTGCCACAGTGGCTATGGAAGGCACCATTGACGCGACCTCGATCACCACCAACAATGAGCGTCGCGACGGACATTTGAAAAGTCCCGATTTCTTCGATGTCGCCAACTTCCCGACCATTACCTTTAAGTCCACCAAGAGCGAAATGTCGGCTCCCGGCAAGTACAAGGTGACCGGTGATCTGACCATGCATGGCATCACGAAGCCCATCGTGATGGATATGGAAGGCTTTACGGATTTTGTCGCCGGACCCAAGGGCGGATCGCGCACCGGAGCGTCGCTGACCGCTACGATCAACCGCCACGATTTCGGTTTGAACTGGAACAAAGCTTTGGAAGCCGGCGGTGTGATGGTGAGTGACTCGGTGAAGATCACCCTCGATCTCGAACTTGAAAAAGCGGGGGATGTGTCCACCAAGTAG
- a CDS encoding NmrA/HSCARG family protein, with product MADHKNEPILVTGATGQQGGAVVRALLKEKYPVVALTRHPDKAADLRKQGATVVLGDLTNRDSLDRALQGIRRAFLVTTPFEHGEAYETEQGVKFADACMVAGVQHLVFSSVASAQRNTGIPHFDSKWKVEEHLRRNGIPHTILRPVFFMENFGAPWLLGQVRGGRVSTPVRADRPLQMIAVEDIPKFVVAAFEHPDIYLGKEIDIAGDELRFSEAVQMISKEADRTVLYEPMPESEAEKAYGHDFAVMFRWFNDVGYNVDIDRLEKLYNIKLMRFKDWIKKAPFIRELKEETAYH from the coding sequence ATGGCTGACCATAAGAATGAACCTATTCTCGTGACCGGAGCGACCGGCCAGCAGGGTGGAGCGGTGGTGAGAGCGCTGCTCAAAGAAAAGTATCCGGTGGTGGCGCTGACCCGGCATCCGGACAAGGCCGCCGATTTGCGCAAACAGGGCGCCACGGTCGTTTTGGGAGATCTGACCAACCGCGATTCGCTGGACCGCGCGCTGCAAGGTATCCGCAGAGCGTTTCTGGTGACCACGCCCTTTGAGCACGGCGAGGCCTATGAGACCGAACAGGGCGTGAAGTTCGCCGACGCCTGCATGGTGGCGGGGGTGCAGCATCTGGTCTTCAGTTCCGTGGCCAGCGCGCAGCGCAACACGGGCATTCCGCATTTTGACAGCAAGTGGAAAGTGGAAGAGCACCTCCGCCGCAACGGCATTCCACACACCATCCTTCGCCCGGTGTTCTTTATGGAGAACTTCGGCGCGCCGTGGCTGTTGGGACAGGTGCGCGGCGGCCGCGTCTCCACTCCGGTGCGGGCCGACCGTCCGCTGCAGATGATTGCCGTGGAAGATATTCCCAAGTTCGTCGTGGCGGCCTTCGAGCATCCCGATATCTACCTCGGCAAGGAGATCGATATTGCCGGCGATGAACTACGCTTCTCCGAAGCCGTGCAGATGATTTCCAAGGAGGCGGACCGCACGGTGCTCTATGAGCCCATGCCGGAGAGCGAGGCCGAGAAGGCGTACGGCCATGACTTCGCCGTGATGTTCAGGTGGTTCAATGATGTCGGCTACAACGTGGACATCGACCGCCTTGAAAAGCTGTACAACATCAAGTTGATGCGCTTCAAGGACTGGATCAAAAAGGCCCCCTTCATCCGCGAACTGAAGGAAGAGACCGCCTACCACTGA
- a CDS encoding S8 family serine peptidase: MIVVASLAQPITTEEWDGQNVELVKGRAILTVKADGSFAALSDLCKQYSITVHGQHPSLRMYYLSFPESLAVVPICEAFEANPNTNHCNPDLILYPQTADSCWQWQWSFKNTGQTGSGQDSGRAGADMMIEEAFAITRGSRTAKIAILDSGVPYDTANHRLSHPDLDDSTRILLGRLCLDSLGVDSNDWNFDDVFGHGTHVAGIALAEENNYGVVGVCPQCTGVIEKIVHWNSSLPSFQNCIDGIYHADSAFHAPIISMSYGRNSTDIPNCTMAIEEAISHGVLFTFPSGNGTDQNSDCLYPAKLSRSHPQVMAIAGTNPNDRRWRSLDTVMYSPFDIDTTRLMSIRGQSVTVAAPAGGLGDAIGPDDCMDIVSDRPIHPIYDMDRWMCTENPAEAVWYKNGTSMATPAVAGIAGLLKSYDSTLTAVEVKEIIQQSADRVYGDTLQGVRNDTVGYGRVNAFKALLRAPGVKTLTSSLTVRKHIYDAYSPYYVEGGLIVPAGKTLTLQPGARLTFGPNAYIEVQGKLSVLGTTTDTVRFEAANPAQPWQGIHVNGGEAHVAYAVIKGATVPFFSENAAGLATPLELRDSRIIGGITGLRIWGSSTRNHVVERVIVQDVPNLASHAGLYFLNTNVTATDLTVTNCGYRTGYIVNTTGTCTRGFFNGTAANYGLAFSGATTGMLFRCSTIDHIGPSGYPSASVWCMLSAAPVFGDLPLPTAVNNTIVDKTAFLIRFTGIGGRPVIDGRLNRLEQLETANGTKFIAWENYVSGTQYGAKVTYWGGVVPQTSNFEPTDPRFWNFNSYRLTDPGLCPQGSPLDEEVALDSALYLEQTEAWTEAQSAYLSIAADESAEFSARARAAARAVMMDRKTQSMTEAETANLTDAILAGATSLRDSVMLERTRLCFLTDRAEYAQAIQGHAALLERNLEPEDSLLTVMDIAHVQLLAGEGSGNGLDAVQGSLPPRLTVTSREQGLSMVNRAMESLLGLHTGQRVSDIPTDYTLYQNYPNPFNPVTEIRFDLPEAARVELKVFNTLGQLVTTLVSETRPAGSYTAMWDGKDVAAGMYIYQLKAGNFTDAKKMVLIK, translated from the coding sequence ATGATTGTGGTCGCGAGTTTGGCACAGCCGATTACTACGGAAGAATGGGACGGACAGAACGTAGAGTTAGTCAAGGGAAGAGCAATCCTTACAGTGAAGGCTGACGGCAGTTTTGCGGCCTTGAGCGATCTGTGTAAACAGTATTCAATCACCGTCCATGGCCAGCATCCAAGTTTGCGCATGTACTACCTGAGCTTCCCCGAATCCCTGGCCGTAGTACCAATTTGCGAAGCCTTTGAAGCCAACCCAAACACGAATCACTGCAACCCAGATCTGATCTTATATCCGCAGACCGCTGACTCCTGCTGGCAGTGGCAATGGAGTTTCAAGAACACCGGCCAAACGGGGAGTGGTCAGGATTCCGGAAGGGCTGGCGCGGACATGATGATCGAGGAAGCCTTCGCTATCACTCGAGGCTCCCGTACAGCAAAGATTGCTATTCTGGATTCCGGCGTTCCGTATGATACCGCCAACCATCGTTTGTCGCACCCGGATCTCGACGATTCGACACGAATCCTTCTCGGCAGACTCTGTCTGGATTCCCTTGGTGTCGACTCAAACGATTGGAATTTCGACGACGTGTTTGGACACGGAACTCATGTCGCGGGTATTGCGCTGGCTGAGGAAAACAACTATGGAGTGGTGGGGGTTTGTCCACAGTGCACCGGCGTGATTGAGAAAATTGTTCATTGGAATTCCAGCCTTCCCTCCTTTCAGAATTGTATTGATGGCATCTACCATGCTGACTCGGCCTTTCATGCCCCGATTATCAGCATGAGTTATGGGCGGAATTCGACGGATATTCCGAATTGCACAATGGCCATCGAAGAGGCAATCAGCCATGGCGTCCTGTTCACTTTTCCTTCCGGAAATGGTACCGATCAAAATTCCGATTGCCTATATCCAGCTAAGCTGTCGCGGTCGCATCCCCAAGTGATGGCCATAGCTGGGACGAATCCGAATGATCGCCGCTGGAGATCGTTAGACACCGTGATGTACAGTCCATTTGACATCGATACGACTCGCTTGATGTCTATTCGCGGGCAAAGCGTTACCGTGGCGGCTCCTGCGGGGGGATTAGGAGACGCGATTGGACCTGACGATTGTATGGACATCGTCTCAGATCGTCCCATCCACCCTATCTACGATATGGATAGATGGATGTGTACCGAAAATCCTGCCGAGGCGGTATGGTATAAAAACGGAACCTCGATGGCAACACCTGCCGTTGCCGGTATTGCAGGTCTGTTGAAATCTTACGACTCAACCCTCACTGCAGTGGAGGTCAAGGAGATAATCCAACAGTCTGCGGACCGCGTTTACGGGGACACGCTGCAAGGCGTCCGGAATGATACCGTGGGTTATGGCCGCGTCAACGCCTTCAAAGCCTTGCTGCGCGCACCCGGAGTGAAGACGCTGACGTCGAGCTTGACGGTGCGCAAGCACATCTACGATGCTTATAGCCCCTACTACGTGGAAGGCGGCTTGATTGTCCCGGCGGGAAAAACTTTGACGCTGCAACCGGGTGCCCGGCTGACATTTGGGCCAAACGCCTATATCGAGGTGCAGGGCAAATTGAGCGTCCTTGGCACCACCACGGATACCGTGCGCTTTGAAGCGGCGAATCCGGCGCAGCCCTGGCAGGGGATTCATGTGAACGGCGGGGAGGCGCATGTGGCCTACGCGGTGATCAAGGGGGCCACGGTTCCGTTCTTTTCCGAGAACGCGGCGGGGCTGGCGACGCCGCTGGAACTGCGGGACAGCCGGATTATCGGCGGCATAACCGGCCTGCGCATCTGGGGCAGTTCCACCCGCAACCATGTGGTGGAGCGGGTCATCGTGCAGGACGTGCCGAACCTCGCCAGTCACGCCGGGCTGTATTTCCTGAACACGAATGTGACCGCCACCGATTTGACGGTGACCAATTGCGGCTATCGCACCGGCTACATCGTCAACACGACCGGAACGTGCACGCGCGGTTTCTTCAACGGAACAGCGGCCAACTATGGGCTGGCGTTCAGCGGCGCGACCACGGGAATGCTCTTCCGCTGCAGCACCATTGACCATATCGGTCCGTCCGGTTATCCCAGCGCTTCCGTGTGGTGCATGCTTTCTGCCGCTCCGGTGTTTGGCGATCTTCCGCTTCCAACGGCGGTAAACAACACGATCGTGGACAAGACGGCTTTCCTGATTCGCTTCACAGGCATTGGCGGGCGTCCGGTGATCGACGGGCGGTTGAACCGGCTGGAGCAGCTTGAGACCGCGAACGGCACAAAGTTCATCGCTTGGGAAAACTATGTCAGCGGCACGCAGTATGGCGCTAAGGTCACCTATTGGGGTGGTGTCGTTCCGCAGACGAGCAATTTCGAACCCACCGATCCCCGCTTCTGGAACTTCAATAGTTATCGTTTAACCGACCCCGGTCTCTGCCCGCAGGGAAGCCCGCTTGACGAGGAGGTTGCGCTGGATTCGGCATTGTATTTGGAGCAGACGGAGGCGTGGACCGAAGCGCAAAGCGCGTATCTGTCGATTGCCGCAGATGAATCCGCCGAGTTTTCCGCCCGTGCCCGAGCCGCAGCGCGAGCCGTGATGATGGACCGCAAGACGCAGAGCATGACCGAAGCGGAAACGGCGAATTTGACCGATGCGATTCTCGCGGGGGCAACCTCGCTAAGAGACTCCGTGATGCTGGAACGGACCCGGCTCTGCTTCCTGACAGACCGGGCAGAGTATGCACAAGCGATTCAGGGCCACGCGGCACTGCTGGAACGAAACCTTGAACCGGAGGACTCGCTGCTAACGGTGATGGATATTGCCCATGTGCAGTTGCTGGCTGGAGAAGGTTCCGGCAACGGGCTGGATGCCGTTCAAGGGTCGCTCCCGCCCCGCCTGACCGTGACATCCCGCGAACAGGGGTTAAGCATGGTCAATCGCGCGATGGAATCGTTGCTGGGTCTGCACACTGGCCAGCGGGTCTCCGACATCCCAACCGATTATACTCTCTACCAGAACTACCCGAATCCCTTTAACCCTGTGACGGAAATCCGCTTCGATCTGCCTGAAGCGGCGCGGGTGGAGTTGAAGGTGTTTAACACCCTTGGTCAGTTGGTGACCACGCTGGTCAGCGAGACCCGTCCGGCAGGATCCTACACCGCGATGTGGGACGGCAAAGACGTGGCAGCGGGCATGTACATCTATCAACTGAAGGCCGGAAACTTCACCGACGCCAAGAAGATGGTGCTCATCAAGTAA